The following DNA comes from Cryobacterium psychrophilum.
GGTCAGCGTCGAACGCTCGCAGCGGTTCAGGCCGGGCTAAAGCTCGTGCCTGTGTTCATCGTGAGTGCAGCCGACAGCGCGGCTGCACGGCTGCTGACGCAGATCACAGTGAACGACCAGCGCGAGGGGTTGGACGAGGCCGAGCACGTTGCAGCGTACAAGCAACTCAGCCTGTTCGGGATACCCGCCGCGACCATCGCCAAGTCGACGGGAGCCAACAAGGCGCGCGTGCAGAAGTCGCTCGACGTGGCCGCGAACGAGGTCGCAGCGAATGCGTTCTCCAAGTACGCGCTGACGCTCGACCAAGCGGCGCAGCTCGTGGACTTCGGCGACGACGCCGAGGTCGTAAAGGCATTGACGAAGGTGGCTGAAACCGACCCGTCAAAGTTCGACCACGCCGTGAATGGGTTTCTCACCAAGAAAGCTATGGCTGAGGAACGCGACCGGATAGACGCGCAGCTCGTTTCTGAGGGGGCTGTCGTTCTCACTCGGGTTGAGGGTGACTATGTGGGGCATGGTGACGGACCGGAGTTCGAGCGGCTTGAACGGATGGCCCGCACAGAGTCTCCGACCGTGTGCCTGCTCGCCGCCGATTTGGCTGGGCATCCCGGCCTAGCTGGCCGATCTTCCCTGACCTATGGTGCTCGCCCGGACGGGTCTTATGGGAGCTGGCCGACTATCCAATACCTGTTGTTGAAAGAGTATGCAGGGGAGTTCGTGCCGTTGACCTACGACCGGAAGTTAACGCCAGAACAGGAAGAAGCTCGGGCCGAGCGAGAAATCGAGATCCAGGCCCAGAACGTCAAGCGTGCGGCACTCGCTGCGGCTGACAAAGTGCGGTCCGTATGGATTGCCGAATTTTTCCAGCGGTCAAAACTGCCCGATGTGACTGCGTTCCTCGCTCTCGGCATGACGTTCTCAGGGTACGGCGGAGTGTCCGAAGAGGTCTTGACATGGTTAGAGATCCCTGGCGACGAAGAGACTAAGGATCGCGGAGACATCGGTCGTGCGTATCTGGCCGCGAACCCGAGAAAGTCAGAGCGCTTCATGGTGGCGGTAATTGTTGCCGACAACGAACAGAACCTCGCCCACACGTGGAATATCGACCCATTGCAAGCGGCCGGCTACATGGCCCAGCTCAAGGAATGGGGATACGGGCTCTCGGAGATCGAGCAGGCATTCATCACTAACGCTGACGCGGCGTAGGTCGTGGCCGGCGCTCGGATCGCGAAGAACCCACCGAGGTCAGTAACCGACCAGGTGGACCGCCGCGACCTGTATCGCTGCATGAGGTGTGGTGTCGCGATCGATGGAGGATCGCGGCACCACCGGCAGCGGCGACAGGTCGGGGGTCATTCGCTCCCACAGCTCGTGTTGCTCTGCGGCTCCGGCACGACCGGTTGCCATGGCTGGGTTCACGCCCACCCGCAGCAGTCACGCGAGCACGGCTACATCGTACGAACGCACGTACCTGATCCCGCAACCATCCCGGTACTGATCGGGGCGGTGCGGCAGTCAGGGAACTACTGGGCGCTGCTGACCGATCTGGGCGGCATCGTCCGGATCACATCAACCGAAGCACAAGAAAGGCTGGAGGCGAACTAATTTGTCCTGGTTCAAGATCGATGACGGGTTCTGGAGTCACCCCAAGATTTTAGGCCTGAGCCCGGAGGCGATCGCGCTGTGGGTTCGGGCAGGTAGCTGGTGCTCGCAGCAGCTCACAGACGGGCAGGTGCAGAAGCACGTACTGCCGTTGTTCATGTCGACAGAGGCCGTCGTGCAGGAGCTGGTGCGCGCCGAGCTGTGGGAGGTCAAACCGTTCGGGTTCGAGTTCCACGACTGGCTCGTGTATCAGCTCAGTCGTGAGTACGTGCTGGCCGAGCGGGCATCTAACGCCGCTCGGCAGGCCGTCTCACGTAACCCTGATCTGCGCGAAGCGGTCAGGGCACGTGACGGCGATAACTGCCGATACTGCGGGCTACGGGTCGGCTGGAGCGACCGCCGAGGCAACAAGGGCGGCACCTATGATCACGTCGACCCGACTGGGCCGAGCGTGGTCGACAACCTCGTGGTGTCGTGCCGGGGGTGCAATTCGAGCAAGGGGAGACGCACCCCGCAAGAGGCCGGATTGGTCTTGATTCAGATCGAAGCTAGATCCGATCTAGGTACGAACCTAGATCCCACAAGCTCCGAACTTGGCTCAGAACCTGAGTCAGACCTAAAACACGGTGGGTCTTCGTACCTAGATCATCCAGCCAAGTCCGATCTAGATAAAAACAAGACTGTTCGTGATCCCCGACCCGACCCGACCCGACCCGACCTACTTAAAGAGAAAGACAAAGAACACGTCGACGCCCTCTGCGCGCTGCTGAGCGAACTCATCGTGGGCAACGGGTCGAAGCGGCCGACGATCGGCAAGGGGTGGCTGAACGCTGCTCGGCTGATGCTGACGGCTGATGCGCGCGACCCTGTCGCCGCTGAGCGACTCATGCGCTGGTGCCAAGCGGACTCGTTCTGGAAAGCCAATGTGATGTCGATGCCGACGTTCCGGAAGAACTACGACCGGCTGCGTCTCGCGGCCAATAAGTCGATCGCAGACAAGGCGCGTCCGGGCGGTCGGCCCACACCCGAACAACGAGCGATGCAGACGCTATCGCTTGCCACTCAGACCGACGAGAGGGAGATCGGCGCATGAATGAGCAGATAATGACCGTGCAGCAGCTGCTCACGGCCGTGGATGGGCTACAGGGCGAGATCTTGCGCCAGGGTGGCACGCCGATGTCGCTGGCTAACATGCAGGCGCTGGTGTCGAAAATCCAGTTGGACGACAGCAGGCAGGTTGACCGGCTGGTGCTGCTGGGCTGGTACGAGAAGCTCGGGGATCTCAACTTCGAAGAGGCTCGCGATGCCGTGCTGATGCACCGGAAGGAGTCTCCGGACTATCTCCAGGCAGCGCACGTCCGGGCCAACGTCAAGCTGATCAGGAAGGACCGTGCGCGGTCGGCCCGAGTCGACGCGGCGAAGAGCCGGGGCGCGATTGAGCCGCGGCGCATCACGCTCGACAAGGCCAAGTTCGAGGCTGACACGTTGGCGTCGATTCGGTCTCACCGCATCGCTCGCGGCGTCGACCCGGACACGGGCAAGGCGGTGGACTGATGGATACCGGCTACACGTTCAGCACGCAGAAGGGCGTCCGGCTGATGCTGTA
Coding sequences within:
- a CDS encoding HNH endonuclease; this encodes MQELVRAELWEVKPFGFEFHDWLVYQLSREYVLAERASNAARQAVSRNPDLREAVRARDGDNCRYCGLRVGWSDRRGNKGGTYDHVDPTGPSVVDNLVVSCRGCNSSKGRRTPQEAGLVLIQIEARSDLGTNLDPTSSELGSEPESDLKHGGSSYLDHPAKSDLDKNKTVRDPRPDPTRPDLLKEKDKEHVDALCALLSELIVGNGSKRPTIGKGWLNAARLMLTADARDPVAAERLMRWCQADSFWKANVMSMPTFRKNYDRLRLAANKSIADKARPGGRPTPEQRAMQTLSLATQTDEREIGA
- a CDS encoding ParB/RepB/Spo0J family partition protein; translated protein: MTAPKKSKESDANSTLENLDPGTLIIAANVRTETKISPEFVANIKLNGVIVPILGERDATGAVEVTDGQRRTLAAVQAGLKLVPVFIVSAADSAAARLLTQITVNDQREGLDEAEHVAAYKQLSLFGIPAATIAKSTGANKARVQKSLDVAANEVAANAFSKYALTLDQAAQLVDFGDDAEVVKALTKVAETDPSKFDHAVNGFLTKKAMAEERDRIDAQLVSEGAVVLTRVEGDYVGHGDGPEFERLERMARTESPTVCLLAADLAGHPGLAGRSSLTYGARPDGSYGSWPTIQYLLLKEYAGEFVPLTYDRKLTPEQEEARAEREIEIQAQNVKRAALAAADKVRSVWIAEFFQRSKLPDVTAFLALGMTFSGYGGVSEEVLTWLEIPGDEETKDRGDIGRAYLAANPRKSERFMVAVIVADNEQNLAHTWNIDPLQAAGYMAQLKEWGYGLSEIEQAFITNADAA